From Psychroflexus torquis ATCC 700755, the proteins below share one genomic window:
- the recA gene encoding recombinase RecA, whose protein sequence is MAKENSEKDAKLKALQLTLDKLDKTYGKGTVMKMSDQAVQDIEAISSGSLGLNLALGVGGYPRGRVVEIYGPESSGKTTLALHAIAEAQKAGGIAAFIDAEHAFDRTYAKNLNIDIDNLIISQPDHGEQALEITENLIRSGAIDIIVIDSVAALTPKSEIEGEMGDSKMGLHARLMSQALRKMTSTISKTNCTVIFINQLREKIGVMFGNPETTTGGNALKFYASVRLDIRRSTQIKNSNSDVLGNKTRVKVVKNKVAPPFKMAEFDIMYGTGVSKIGEIIDIGVDYEIIKKAGSWFSYEETKLGQGRDAVKTLLLDNPELMEELEVKIIKAIKVAKEVN, encoded by the coding sequence ATGGCAAAAGAGAATAGCGAGAAAGATGCAAAGTTGAAAGCCCTTCAATTGACTTTAGACAAGCTAGACAAGACTTACGGTAAGGGAACAGTGATGAAGATGAGTGACCAAGCTGTTCAAGATATAGAGGCGATTTCTTCCGGCTCTTTAGGTCTGAATTTGGCTTTGGGTGTTGGAGGTTATCCTAGGGGAAGAGTTGTTGAAATATATGGACCAGAATCATCAGGAAAAACAACTTTGGCACTGCACGCCATTGCAGAAGCTCAAAAAGCAGGAGGTATTGCTGCATTTATTGATGCAGAACATGCCTTTGACAGAACCTATGCAAAGAATTTAAACATTGATATTGATAACCTAATTATCTCTCAACCAGACCACGGTGAGCAAGCTTTAGAGATTACTGAAAACTTAATCCGTTCAGGAGCGATAGATATTATTGTTATTGACTCTGTTGCAGCTTTGACTCCAAAAAGTGAAATAGAAGGAGAGATGGGAGATTCCAAAATGGGCCTTCATGCAAGATTGATGTCTCAGGCATTAAGGAAAATGACCTCTACAATTAGCAAAACCAATTGTACGGTGATCTTCATTAACCAATTGAGGGAGAAAATTGGGGTAATGTTTGGGAATCCAGAAACAACTACAGGGGGTAATGCACTTAAATTTTATGCTTCTGTAAGGTTGGATATAAGACGATCTACTCAAATTAAAAATTCCAATAGTGATGTTTTGGGAAACAAAACCCGTGTGAAGGTGGTAAAAAACAAAGTGGCTCCACCTTTCAAAATGGCAGAATTTGATATCATGTATGGAACTGGGGTTTCAAAGATAGGTGAGATCATAGACATTGGTGTTGATTATGAAATTATCAAGAAAGCGGGGTCTTGGTTTAGCTATGAAGAGACAAAGCTAGGGCAAGGTAGAGATGCAGTAAAAACATTACTTCTCGATAACCCTGAGCTTATGGAAGAATTAGAAGTGAAGATTATAAAAGCCATTAAGGTGGCCAAAGAAGTTAATTAA
- a CDS encoding homoserine dehydrogenase: MPQQITIGLFGFGSVGSGIYHVLKRKSISKIHLKTIVVKNPNKPRSIDSSLLSYKAEDILKDDSINVVLELIDDAEAAYHIVKEALKSKKHVVTANKKMLANHFKELVSLAQNQGVSLLYEASVCGSIPVLRTLETSFAYDNLKSLKVISNGTSNYVLTRLFQKPQPFKNIITDAQKHGFAESDPTLDIDGWDSKFKLIISNYHAFGVLNTPEEILNLGIRYVKPEDIEFAKEKNFSIKLIGHSNLDDKGLTTYVAPQFIPTTEALTSVDFENNAVQVNAEFAHEHLLKGKGAGSIPTASAVLSDLVSLFEDYSYGYSKASQNPAEFNSEKLVKVYLSSYHREDLQPIKFKTEILCGTQKNLQYKIGKISVKSLQQQVAELSSELFIAVFPD, encoded by the coding sequence ATGCCACAACAAATAACTATTGGACTTTTTGGGTTTGGGAGTGTAGGTTCAGGAATTTACCACGTCTTAAAGAGAAAGTCCATTTCGAAGATTCATCTTAAAACCATCGTCGTTAAAAACCCAAATAAACCTAGGTCTATAGACTCTTCATTATTGAGCTATAAGGCTGAAGACATTTTGAAAGATGATTCAATCAATGTCGTGCTTGAGCTAATTGACGATGCTGAAGCAGCCTACCATATCGTAAAAGAGGCCTTAAAGAGTAAAAAACATGTGGTCACTGCCAACAAGAAAATGCTGGCTAATCATTTTAAAGAGCTCGTTAGTCTTGCTCAAAACCAAGGTGTAAGTTTACTTTACGAAGCTTCAGTTTGTGGGAGTATTCCTGTTTTAAGGACTTTGGAAACGTCTTTTGCTTACGACAATTTAAAATCCTTAAAAGTCATAAGCAATGGTACGAGTAATTATGTGCTTACCCGCTTATTTCAGAAACCGCAACCTTTTAAAAACATTATCACAGATGCTCAAAAACATGGTTTTGCAGAATCGGACCCTACCTTGGATATAGACGGATGGGATTCCAAGTTTAAGCTTATCATAAGTAATTACCATGCTTTTGGAGTGTTGAATACACCTGAAGAAATTTTAAACCTTGGTATAAGATATGTAAAACCAGAGGACATTGAATTTGCAAAAGAGAAGAATTTCAGCATAAAATTAATTGGCCATTCTAACCTAGATGATAAAGGATTAACGACATACGTTGCACCGCAATTTATACCAACAACCGAAGCATTAACTTCTGTAGACTTTGAAAATAATGCAGTCCAAGTCAATGCTGAATTTGCTCATGAACACCTTTTAAAGGGGAAGGGTGCAGGTAGTATTCCAACAGCAAGCGCTGTCCTTTCCGACTTAGTTTCACTATTTGAAGATTACTCCTATGGCTATTCTAAAGCCAGTCAAAACCCTGCTGAATTTAATAGTGAAAAGCTTGTTAAGGTTTATCTGTCTTCATACCATCGCGAAGACCTACAGCCTATAAAATTTAAAACAGAAATTCTTTGTGGAACCCAAAAGAACCTTCAGTATAAAATTGGAAAAATATCAGTTAAAAGCCTACAACAACAGGTTGCTGAACTTTCCTCTGAACTCTTTATAGCTGTATTTCCAGATTAA
- a CDS encoding acyl-CoA thioesterase produces MEVKYPEDSKTILTDLVLPSETNPLNNLFGGELLARMDRAASIAARRHSRRIVVTASVNHVAFNKAIPLGSVVTVEAKVTRSFKTSMEIFLDVWIEDRESGKRSKANEAIYTFVAVDDTGNPVQVPRLEPQTELEKERYDAALRRKQLSLVLAGKMKPKDATELKALFENDK; encoded by the coding sequence ATGGAAGTTAAATATCCTGAAGATTCAAAGACTATACTAACCGATTTGGTTTTACCTAGTGAAACCAATCCACTCAACAACTTGTTTGGTGGAGAGTTGTTAGCTAGGATGGATCGAGCAGCAAGTATTGCGGCAAGGAGGCATTCTAGGCGTATAGTGGTGACAGCATCTGTTAATCACGTTGCATTTAACAAAGCCATTCCTTTAGGTAGTGTTGTGACTGTTGAAGCTAAAGTCACTAGAAGTTTCAAAACGTCTATGGAGATTTTTCTAGATGTATGGATAGAAGATAGAGAAAGCGGTAAGCGCTCTAAAGCTAACGAAGCCATTTATACCTTTGTTGCTGTGGATGATACTGGCAACCCAGTTCAAGTCCCAAGGCTGGAGCCGCAAACAGAACTCGAAAAAGAGAGATATGATGCCGCCCTTAGGCGTAAACAACTTAGCTTAGTCCTAGCTGGTAAAATGAAACCAAAAGACGCTACCGAATTAAAAGCCTTATTTGAAAACGATAAATAA
- a CDS encoding O-acetylhomoserine aminocarboxypropyltransferase/cysteine synthase family protein, with protein sequence MSTSLKFESLQLHAGQQADPTTGSIAVPIHQTSSYQFQNSKHAARLFGLKEFGNIYTRIMNPTTDVFEKRVAALEGGVSAVATSSGIAAQFLALITILQTGENFVSTSYVYGGTFNQFNVTFKKLGIDARFANGDEPSSFEALIDDKTKAIYLETIGNPEFNIPDFEAIAQIAQKHQIPLIVDNTFGAGGAIAQPIKHGANIVTSSATKWIGGHGNSIGGILVDAGNFNWANGKFLGFTEPSESYHGLKFWEVFGEGNELGLPNVAFAIKARVESLRDFGQAISPFNSFLLLQGLETLSLRIERHSDNALKLAHYLNEHPKVDYVNYPGLESSPYHENAKKYLQRGFGAVLSFKLKGTLEEADQLVDSLQLIIHTANVGDAKTLIIHPASTTHQQLDEEEQKASGVFPGLLRISVGIEHIDDIINDLDQALSNL encoded by the coding sequence ATGTCTACATCATTAAAATTTGAAAGTTTACAACTTCATGCAGGTCAACAAGCAGATCCAACTACAGGTTCTATAGCCGTGCCAATTCATCAAACTTCCTCTTATCAATTTCAAAATTCAAAGCACGCTGCAAGGCTTTTTGGGTTAAAGGAATTTGGGAATATTTACACAAGGATTATGAATCCCACTACAGACGTTTTTGAAAAACGCGTAGCCGCATTGGAAGGTGGCGTGTCTGCAGTAGCGACTTCATCTGGAATTGCCGCTCAATTTCTAGCACTGATTACCATCTTACAAACCGGTGAAAATTTCGTCTCTACTTCTTATGTTTATGGAGGAACTTTCAATCAATTCAATGTCACCTTTAAGAAGCTAGGTATCGATGCTCGGTTTGCCAATGGTGATGAGCCTAGCTCGTTTGAAGCCCTTATCGATGATAAAACAAAAGCGATCTATCTTGAAACTATAGGCAATCCAGAATTCAACATTCCAGATTTTGAAGCTATAGCTCAGATCGCACAGAAACACCAAATCCCTCTTATTGTTGATAATACCTTTGGAGCTGGAGGCGCTATTGCACAGCCTATAAAACACGGTGCTAATATCGTGACTAGTTCAGCAACCAAATGGATTGGTGGGCATGGAAACAGTATTGGAGGAATACTTGTTGATGCAGGTAACTTCAATTGGGCCAATGGAAAATTTCTTGGGTTTACAGAGCCTTCTGAAAGTTACCACGGACTTAAATTTTGGGAAGTTTTTGGTGAAGGTAATGAACTTGGTCTGCCAAATGTTGCTTTTGCCATCAAAGCGAGAGTGGAAAGCCTACGGGATTTTGGACAAGCAATAAGTCCTTTCAACTCCTTTCTTCTGCTTCAAGGCTTAGAAACTTTATCTCTAAGAATCGAGCGACATTCTGATAATGCCTTAAAACTTGCTCATTATCTCAATGAACATCCAAAAGTGGATTATGTCAATTATCCTGGTTTAGAAAGTTCTCCCTATCATGAAAATGCCAAAAAATATTTACAAAGAGGTTTTGGAGCTGTTTTGTCTTTCAAACTTAAAGGCACTTTAGAAGAAGCAGACCAACTGGTAGATTCTCTTCAGTTGATTATCCATACTGCCAACGTTGGAGATGCTAAAACATTAATAATTCATCCGGCATCTACCACACACCAACAGCTAGATGAAGAAGAGCAAAAAGCATCTGGTGTCTTTCCAGGACTCCTCCGAATATCTGTAGGCATAGAACATATAGACGATATCATTAACGACTTAGACCAAGCCTTGTCTAACCTATAA
- a CDS encoding OsmC family protein: protein MSISNFSINGSSINATLYQGRSRQFNFLVDEPHELGGQDLASNPVEYLLAGYAGCLNVVINLVAKELGVKIYDMKININGNIDAAKFLGHSDETRAGFQSLDVDINFVTNATQESIDFLLKNVKKRCPINDNLSNETPIHYHIHKSSYKEEVHA from the coding sequence ATGAGTATTTCAAATTTTTCAATCAACGGGTCTAGTATCAACGCAACACTATACCAAGGACGTTCAAGACAGTTCAACTTTCTTGTAGATGAACCTCATGAACTAGGCGGGCAAGATTTAGCTTCAAACCCTGTAGAATATTTATTAGCAGGCTACGCAGGATGCCTCAATGTTGTTATAAATCTAGTCGCCAAAGAACTTGGTGTAAAGATTTATGACATGAAAATCAACATCAACGGAAATATAGATGCTGCAAAATTTTTAGGTCATAGCGACGAGACCAGAGCAGGTTTCCAATCTTTGGATGTAGATATAAACTTTGTGACCAATGCAACTCAAGAGAGTATCGACTTCCTTTTGAAAAACGTAAAGAAAAGATGCCCTATCAACGATAACTTGAGTAACGAAACGCCTATTCATTACCATATCCATAAATCATCTTATAAGGAAGAAGTTCATGCCTGA
- a CDS encoding SPOR domain-containing protein, which translates to MKVENYIKQLLYRYECVIVPGFGAFVTQKRSSVYDDEGHRFTPPSNHVTFNKAIQNQDGLLAETIAKAESMDFESAKFKIKLFVDDFLTALYQDKTLKLSKLGIFSLDTEFKISFEPEETENYFVDSFGLEAFGLIGLAKSELSLDKAEKEDPSELTLAELTSEEKHISKTKLYFKYAAIGILAIGLASFIGLYQYNDYVISHNYTESQKAETLLQERIQAAEFNFTLSNLDLETNRVETILPKYHIIAGAFRVKANAERKVKLLQQEGYSATLIGKNAYGLHQVAFASYSDQESALNSLEKIKSIENPNAWLFVKQL; encoded by the coding sequence ATGAAGGTTGAAAACTATATAAAGCAATTACTTTACAGGTACGAATGCGTTATTGTTCCTGGTTTCGGGGCGTTTGTAACTCAAAAGAGATCATCGGTTTACGATGACGAAGGGCATAGATTTACGCCTCCTTCCAATCATGTTACTTTTAATAAAGCTATACAGAACCAAGATGGGCTTTTAGCAGAAACAATTGCTAAAGCTGAATCTATGGACTTTGAGAGTGCAAAGTTTAAAATTAAGCTTTTTGTGGATGATTTTTTAACTGCTTTGTACCAAGACAAAACCCTTAAGCTATCTAAATTAGGGATATTTTCCTTAGACACAGAATTTAAGATTTCCTTCGAACCTGAGGAAACTGAAAATTATTTTGTAGACTCTTTTGGGTTGGAGGCTTTCGGTTTAATAGGCTTGGCAAAATCTGAATTAAGTTTAGATAAAGCTGAAAAAGAGGATCCTTCTGAACTCACGCTAGCAGAGTTAACTTCAGAAGAAAAACACATTTCAAAAACAAAACTATATTTTAAGTATGCAGCCATAGGAATTCTAGCTATAGGCTTGGCGAGTTTTATTGGTTTGTACCAATACAACGACTATGTGATTTCGCATAACTATACCGAATCTCAAAAGGCTGAAACTCTCTTACAGGAAAGAATACAAGCCGCTGAATTTAATTTTACGCTTTCCAATTTAGACCTAGAAACCAATAGGGTAGAAACTATCTTACCCAAATACCATATCATAGCCGGAGCGTTTAGAGTTAAAGCTAATGCTGAACGGAAAGTTAAGCTTTTACAACAAGAAGGCTATTCTGCTACATTGATTGGTAAGAACGCTTATGGATTACATCAAGTGGCCTTTGCGAGTTATTCCGATCAGGAATCGGCTTTAAATTCTCTTGAAAAGATAAAATCCATAGAGAATCCAAATGCTTGGCTATTTGTTAAGCAACTTTAA
- a CDS encoding outer membrane beta-barrel protein: MRPSKHIDRLFQESFKDFQESPSPKVWKGIEKKLSEKKRRNKIIPFWWRAASIAAMLTLFFSIGFFYQNKINTQKPILTTRSLENLKIGGTGLLETLTKQEYGFSSVNNRLTKYENNLESLFTFQTIIEIEETVKEVEQNKLNSSRLAQTSVNANSMPFTSLVSNSMSNFEVSKTIANETLKSENRKKKSIFDVIKEQNKNIVIEETKLPHQWEIQPNIAPVFMNSFNGGNAINEELQGKTSSNANVSYGINVAYAINRKVKIRAGVNQVAMGYNTQNVILSTTSSSFRDQGVQSDNFVSKASIGNVSFINGNSRTNPSNQASSNFPRPSSGFSSTGRLSHELGFLEVPLEIEYALLDSKLGIHILGGGSTFLLNNNEIFFEEGGTSSNIGEADNLNDFSFSANFGIGFDYSISKKLSLNLEPKLMYQINTFQSNTTDFQPYFFGVYSGIKLKF; encoded by the coding sequence ATGAGACCTTCAAAACATATCGACCGACTGTTTCAAGAAAGTTTTAAAGACTTTCAAGAATCTCCTTCTCCAAAAGTTTGGAAGGGTATTGAGAAAAAACTGTCTGAAAAAAAACGCAGAAATAAAATTATTCCATTTTGGTGGAGAGCGGCTTCCATTGCAGCAATGCTTACTTTGTTTTTTTCGATAGGGTTTTTCTATCAGAATAAAATTAATACGCAAAAACCTATTTTGACGACTAGATCGCTCGAAAATCTAAAGATAGGAGGAACAGGTTTGTTGGAAACTCTCACAAAACAGGAGTATGGTTTTAGCTCGGTCAACAATCGGTTAACAAAATATGAGAATAATTTAGAATCACTTTTTACTTTCCAAACCATTATAGAAATTGAAGAAACGGTAAAAGAGGTTGAGCAAAACAAATTGAATTCTTCAAGGTTGGCTCAAACTTCAGTTAATGCTAATAGTATGCCTTTTACATCGTTAGTATCTAATTCAATGTCAAATTTTGAAGTCTCTAAAACCATAGCAAATGAGACGTTAAAGTCTGAAAATAGAAAGAAAAAGTCCATATTTGATGTCATAAAAGAGCAAAATAAAAACATTGTTATAGAAGAAACAAAACTCCCTCATCAATGGGAGATTCAACCAAATATTGCTCCAGTATTCATGAATTCATTTAATGGAGGAAATGCTATAAATGAGGAGTTACAAGGAAAAACCAGCAGCAATGCAAATGTATCTTATGGTATAAACGTAGCTTATGCTATTAACAGAAAGGTTAAAATAAGAGCGGGAGTTAACCAAGTTGCCATGGGGTATAATACTCAGAATGTTATTTTATCTACTACTTCCTCTTCCTTTAGAGATCAAGGGGTTCAGTCGGATAACTTTGTCTCTAAAGCTTCTATAGGGAATGTTTCGTTTATCAATGGAAATTCAAGAACTAATCCCTCAAACCAAGCGTCCTCTAACTTCCCAAGACCTTCTTCTGGATTCAGTTCGACTGGAAGACTAAGCCATGAGTTAGGGTTTTTAGAGGTTCCCTTAGAAATAGAATACGCCTTATTAGATTCAAAACTTGGGATTCATATTTTAGGAGGTGGTAGTACATTTCTGCTCAATAACAATGAAATCTTTTTTGAAGAAGGTGGAACATCCTCAAACATCGGTGAAGCAGATAATCTTAACGACTTTAGTTTTAGTGCTAATTTTGGAATTGGGTTTGACTATTCTATTTCAAAAAAATTATCTCTCAATTTAGAACCAAAACTTATGTATCAGATCAACACCTTCCAAAGTAATACAACAGATTTTCAGCCTTATTTTTTCGGAGTATATTCAGGCATAAAACTGAAGTTTTAA
- a CDS encoding rhodanese-related sulfurtransferase: MQLYNKLSSKEREELIEQAGEERFTLSFYKYHHLENPKEFRDHLFINWNALDVLGRINIAKEGINAQLSVPAKNFDQFKHLLDGIDFLKDVRLNIAIEHYDKSFLKLKIKVRPKIVTDGLNDSTFDVTDKGIHVDAKKFNELIEDPNTVLVDMRNHYESEIGHFKNAVTPDVDTFRQSLDIIEEDLKDHKEDKNLVMYCTGGIRCEKASAYYKHKGFKKVYQLEGGIIEYARQVKDNSLDNKFFGKNFVFDDRRSEKISEDVISKCHQCGKTCDIHVNCANDGCHLLFIQCEECAKKRDGCCSDVCQDIVHLPYEEQKKLRSGRLAWKKEFKKGRSPVLKFK; encoded by the coding sequence ATGCAACTGTATAATAAACTAAGTTCAAAAGAAAGGGAGGAGCTTATTGAACAAGCTGGCGAAGAACGTTTCACCCTTTCTTTCTACAAGTATCATCATCTTGAAAACCCTAAGGAATTTCGAGACCACCTATTTATTAATTGGAATGCATTGGATGTTTTAGGTAGAATTAATATCGCAAAGGAGGGTATAAATGCTCAACTTTCTGTGCCTGCTAAGAATTTTGATCAATTTAAACACTTACTAGACGGCATCGATTTCTTAAAAGATGTTCGTCTGAATATTGCTATAGAGCACTACGATAAATCATTCCTAAAACTTAAAATCAAGGTTAGGCCTAAAATAGTAACAGATGGGCTTAACGACTCAACCTTTGATGTCACTGACAAAGGAATTCACGTAGATGCCAAAAAATTCAATGAATTGATTGAAGATCCAAACACTGTTTTGGTAGACATGAGAAATCATTACGAAAGTGAAATCGGCCATTTTAAAAATGCAGTGACTCCAGATGTGGATACCTTTAGACAATCTCTTGATATTATAGAGGAAGATTTAAAAGATCATAAAGAAGATAAGAACCTAGTTATGTACTGTACAGGAGGTATTCGCTGCGAGAAAGCTAGTGCTTATTACAAGCACAAAGGCTTTAAAAAAGTCTATCAATTAGAAGGTGGAATTATAGAGTATGCAAGGCAGGTAAAAGACAATAGCCTAGACAATAAATTCTTTGGAAAAAATTTTGTGTTCGACGATCGCCGAAGTGAGAAAATCTCTGAAGATGTGATTTCAAAGTGCCATCAATGTGGAAAAACATGTGATATCCATGTGAATTGTGCTAATGATGGTTGCCATCTTTTATTTATTCAATGCGAGGAATGTGCGAAGAAAAGGGATGGGTGTTGTTCTGATGTATGCCAAGATATTGTTCACTTACCCTATGAAGAGCAAAAGAAATTGAGATCTGGTAGACTCGCTTGGAAGAAAGAGTTTAAGAAAGGGCGATCGCCAGTTTTAAAGTTTAAATAA
- a CDS encoding RNA polymerase sigma factor: MELKKLIKRCKEQDISSQKLLYEMFSSVLFSISLKYSRNYAEAEDNLQDAFIQIFEKIHQFEHKGSFEGWLKRITVNICLQRYRSQKVFELVNEDALQADDAYIVDEDYSLSFLLNCIQNLPNRYRLVFNLYVLDGFSHNEIALKLKISEGTSKSNLSRAKDILRKKINAINEEGMYSYKIDN; encoded by the coding sequence ATGGAGTTAAAAAAACTAATAAAGCGCTGTAAAGAACAGGATATCTCGTCACAAAAACTTTTGTATGAGATGTTCTCAAGTGTGCTATTTAGTATTTCATTAAAATATTCAAGAAATTATGCAGAGGCAGAAGATAATCTTCAAGATGCCTTTATTCAAATTTTCGAAAAGATACATCAGTTTGAACATAAGGGATCCTTTGAAGGGTGGTTAAAACGGATTACGGTTAATATTTGCTTGCAACGCTATAGAAGTCAGAAGGTTTTTGAACTTGTAAATGAGGATGCTTTACAAGCAGATGACGCTTATATAGTTGATGAAGACTACTCTCTATCTTTTCTGTTGAACTGTATCCAAAATTTACCAAACCGATATAGACTTGTATTTAACCTATATGTCCTTGATGGATTTTCGCATAATGAAATTGCATTAAAACTCAAGATATCGGAAGGCACCTCAAAATCTAACCTTTCTAGAGCCAAAGATATTTTACGTAAAAAAATAAACGCAATCAACGAAGAAGGAATGTATTCTTATAAAATTGATAATTAA
- the metX gene encoding homoserine O-acetyltransferase MetX: MPEIFKYQDPFQLENGEVLPELEVSYSTLGKLNKEKSNVIWVCHALTANAQPEDWWRGLIGNEKGIDTEKYFIVCANIIGSCYGSTNPKSINPETGEVYGLNFPLFSIRDVTKSLELLSEALEIEHIQFLIGGSMGGMQAMEWAIEKPDKIKNLILLATNAKHSSWGIALNETQRMAIEADSTFYKKETNSGKKGLEAARAIALLSYRNYNTYRHTQVDQEHTADHFRASTYQKYQGEKLSKRFNAKCYWYLSKAMDSHNVGRNRGDCKKALAKIKAETLVIAVQSDLLFPVEEQRFLAQYIPKGKLEIIDSIYGHDGFLIEVEKIKSLVHKHFKL, translated from the coding sequence ATGCCTGAAATTTTTAAATACCAAGACCCCTTTCAATTGGAAAACGGTGAAGTCCTTCCGGAACTTGAAGTCTCTTACAGCACCCTCGGGAAACTAAACAAAGAAAAGTCCAACGTTATTTGGGTCTGTCATGCGTTAACGGCAAATGCGCAACCAGAAGACTGGTGGAGGGGTCTTATTGGAAATGAAAAAGGAATTGATACGGAAAAGTATTTTATAGTGTGCGCCAATATTATCGGTTCTTGCTATGGAAGTACCAACCCTAAAAGTATTAATCCAGAAACAGGAGAAGTCTATGGATTAAATTTTCCTCTATTTAGCATAAGAGACGTCACTAAAAGTCTGGAGCTATTGAGTGAAGCCTTGGAAATTGAACACATACAATTTCTGATTGGAGGTTCCATGGGTGGAATGCAGGCTATGGAATGGGCCATCGAAAAGCCAGATAAAATTAAAAATCTAATTCTATTAGCAACTAATGCAAAGCATTCCTCTTGGGGAATCGCCTTAAATGAAACTCAACGTATGGCTATAGAAGCTGATTCTACTTTTTATAAAAAGGAAACAAATTCTGGTAAAAAAGGTCTTGAGGCTGCAAGAGCTATAGCCTTATTAAGTTATAGAAATTATAACACCTATAGACATACTCAAGTAGACCAAGAACATACAGCAGATCATTTTAGAGCTTCCACTTATCAGAAATATCAAGGAGAAAAACTTTCGAAGCGATTTAATGCTAAGTGTTATTGGTATTTATCCAAAGCTATGGACAGCCATAATGTTGGGAGAAACAGAGGTGATTGTAAAAAAGCTCTAGCAAAAATTAAAGCTGAAACTTTGGTCATAGCTGTCCAAAGTGATCTTTTATTTCCTGTGGAAGAGCAAAGATTCTTGGCTCAATATATCCCGAAAGGAAAACTAGAAATTATTGACTCTATCTACGGCCATGACGGATTTTTGATTGAAGTAGAAAAGATAAAATCATTAGTACACAAACATTTTAAACTATAA